The Pyrococcus kukulkanii genome contains a region encoding:
- a CDS encoding CGP-CTERM-anchored Cys-rich protein has translation MRKVIPLILLLLFVPLAEACIFPQDFYAVEVELNKGSYDLSPLLNAKNVVEYEGKIIYKSHYDPRLIVILWSGEWGVGIKENESYLHIRIQIPTKRVKEVRYSEEFQGVFPVDKIKERGKNLGWEVGEYSLVKDNVTIVLTKLKGFECKDNSDCKIAGCSKELCVPRNESPFSACVYREWYRCFNFTRCGCYNGFCTWLPNEEFLKCLKEHNVTLDLVIKARVSVGIEVKGNVTQERIREIKEVLRCDVPLNFTERWEWRVVPSVNPETINASEAIKTELKWLKSVGVIEIGDKDIEEIAKVAKWGYAGYNARIGFYDGRWMPYSNYSGAVLIKCGGPAYEEYPTPTSTPVLPSSKGVCGPGIILLLTILVRGRRK, from the coding sequence ATGAGAAAAGTCATCCCACTAATCCTTCTCTTGCTCTTTGTGCCCTTAGCTGAGGCCTGCATCTTCCCTCAGGATTTTTATGCCGTTGAAGTAGAGCTGAACAAGGGTAGTTATGACCTTTCCCCCCTCTTGAACGCGAAGAATGTTGTAGAGTATGAGGGAAAGATCATTTACAAGTCTCACTATGATCCAAGGCTGATAGTTATTCTCTGGTCTGGGGAATGGGGTGTTGGTATTAAGGAAAATGAAAGCTACCTGCACATAAGGATTCAAATCCCCACGAAGAGGGTTAAAGAAGTAAGGTATTCCGAGGAATTTCAAGGCGTGTTCCCCGTGGATAAGATAAAGGAGAGGGGTAAGAATCTTGGCTGGGAAGTGGGAGAGTATTCCTTGGTAAAAGACAACGTAACGATAGTACTTACTAAGCTTAAAGGATTCGAGTGCAAGGACAACTCTGACTGCAAGATTGCGGGATGCTCCAAGGAGCTGTGCGTCCCCAGGAATGAAAGTCCATTCTCGGCCTGCGTTTACAGGGAGTGGTACAGGTGTTTTAACTTTACTAGGTGTGGCTGTTACAATGGCTTCTGCACATGGTTACCCAACGAGGAGTTTCTGAAGTGCCTGAAGGAGCACAACGTCACCCTTGATCTGGTGATAAAGGCTAGGGTAAGCGTTGGAATTGAAGTGAAGGGTAACGTAACCCAAGAGAGAATCAGGGAAATAAAGGAAGTCCTGAGGTGCGACGTTCCCTTAAACTTCACTGAGAGGTGGGAGTGGAGAGTAGTACCTTCAGTCAATCCCGAGACGATAAATGCGAGCGAGGCGATAAAAACCGAGTTAAAATGGCTTAAGAGCGTTGGCGTGATAGAGATAGGCGATAAAGACATAGAAGAGATAGCGAAAGTTGCAAAGTGGGGATATGCAGGGTACAATGCTAGGATAGGATTTTATGACGGTAGGTGGATGCCCTACTCGAACTACTCTGGGGCAGTTCTCATAAAGTGTGGAGGCCCAGCCTATGAAGAGTACCCAACACCGACTTCAACTCCTGTGTTACCATCCTCAAAGGGAGTTTGTGGGCCTGGGATAATCTTGCTCCTTACAATACTGGTGAGAGGGAGGAGAAAATGA